A region from the Aliarcobacter thereius LMG 24486 genome encodes:
- a CDS encoding L-aspartate oxidase: protein MIYDYIIIGSGVAGLNASRLIPKDKKVLILSKMLPWNSNTFWAQGGIASAKDENDITLHIEDTIKAGAFYNNIKAVEILSKESINAIKDLIDNGMVFDKNSDGSLNYTKEAAHSTNRILHTGDATGRELHHFLLQNIRAELVCEASVCDLLLDDGICYGVSYFTKEKKQKTVYAHNTIIASGGFGSIYQYHTNSTAVCGEMQGLAKLKAIKLKDMNFTQFHPTVLKGTSFARKPLLSESLRGEGAYIVDENNKRFLFDYHKDGELAPRDVVSRSIYDYSKKTGLEIYLSFDNFEKNAFKKRFPNIYLNLKELGYSLPFEKVPISPAFHYSMGGIEVDLDTRVLGYRNLFAIGEVSCMGLHGANRLASNSLLEGLVFSKISIYNSLKENFKIDINNYKKDIEQFIKTKEIDKEIKNSLREIMWNSAGIIRDKNELQDAISKIDNFLIQDIGRMLQLRLLCAKEVLLEAKSMEKSLGAHFIKEN from the coding sequence ATGATTTATGATTATATAATAATTGGTTCAGGGGTAGCTGGATTAAATGCTTCAAGATTAATTCCAAAAGATAAAAAAGTACTTATTTTATCAAAAATGCTTCCTTGGAACTCAAATACATTTTGGGCTCAAGGTGGAATTGCTAGTGCAAAAGATGAAAATGACATAACTTTACATATAGAAGATACTATTAAAGCTGGTGCTTTTTATAACAATATAAAAGCCGTAGAGATTTTAAGTAAAGAGTCAATAAATGCTATAAAAGATTTAATTGACAATGGTATGGTTTTTGATAAAAACAGTGATGGAAGTTTAAACTACACAAAAGAAGCAGCTCATAGTACAAATAGAATTTTACATACAGGCGATGCAACAGGAAGAGAACTTCATCATTTCTTACTTCAAAACATAAGAGCTGAATTAGTTTGTGAAGCTAGTGTTTGTGATCTACTTTTAGATGATGGCATTTGCTATGGAGTATCTTATTTTACAAAAGAAAAGAAGCAAAAAACAGTTTATGCACATAATACAATAATAGCAAGTGGCGGTTTTGGCTCTATTTATCAATATCATACAAATTCTACTGCTGTTTGTGGCGAGATGCAAGGTTTAGCAAAATTAAAAGCTATTAAACTAAAAGATATGAATTTTACACAATTTCATCCAACAGTTTTAAAAGGTACTTCTTTTGCAAGAAAACCTTTACTTTCAGAATCATTAAGAGGTGAAGGTGCTTATATAGTTGATGAAAACAATAAAAGGTTTTTATTTGATTATCATAAAGATGGAGAATTAGCTCCAAGAGATGTTGTAAGCCGTTCAATTTATGATTACAGCAAAAAAACAGGACTTGAAATTTATCTATCTTTTGATAATTTTGAAAAAAATGCTTTTAAAAAGAGATTTCCAAATATATATTTAAATCTTAAAGAACTAGGTTATAGTTTACCTTTTGAGAAAGTCCCAATAAGTCCAGCTTTTCATTATAGTATGGGTGGAATAGAAGTAGATTTAGATACAAGAGTTTTAGGGTATAGAAATCTTTTTGCTATTGGAGAAGTTTCTTGTATGGGACTTCACGGAGCAAACAGATTAGCTTCAAACTCTTTACTAGAAGGTTTAGTTTTTTCTAAAATATCTATTTATAACTCTTTAAAAGAGAATTTTAAAATAGATATAAATAATTATAAAAAAGATATAGAACAATTTATAAAAACTAAAGAGATTGATAAAGAGATTAAAAATAGTTTAAGAGAAATTATGTGGAACAGTGCTGGAATTATAAGAGATAAAAATGAATTACAAGATGCAATTTCAAAAATTGACAACTTTTTAATACAAGATATTGGAAGAATGTTACAATTAAGATTGCTTTGTGCTAAAGAGGTTTTACTTGAAGCTAAGAGTATGGAAAAATCTTTAGGTGCACATTTTATAAAAGAAAATTAA
- a CDS encoding M48 family metallopeptidase, which produces MIFTLFLNDNLVNVELLNKNHIKHCYLRVIKKDLIQIKANKYFTLSDAKNLIEDKKDWINKSIENRLKKELNEDEFLLLGEKKLKEDYTIKNIDTFYKDICKTYIPKFIEKYQVLMNLYPTKISYRKNRRTWGSCNYKNELNFNINLAKYPLNIMEYIVIHELSHIKHKNHSKDFWTLVKEFSPNYKEIEKEFKSLL; this is translated from the coding sequence GTGATTTTTACACTATTTTTAAATGATAATCTTGTAAATGTTGAGCTTTTAAATAAAAATCATATAAAGCATTGCTATTTAAGAGTAATAAAAAAAGATTTAATTCAAATCAAAGCAAACAAATATTTTACTTTAAGTGATGCAAAAAATTTGATTGAAGATAAAAAAGATTGGATAAATAAAAGTATAGAAAATAGATTAAAAAAAGAGTTGAATGAAGATGAATTTTTACTTTTAGGTGAAAAAAAACTAAAAGAAGATTATACAATAAAGAATATTGATACTTTTTATAAAGATATTTGCAAAACTTATATTCCAAAATTTATTGAAAAATATCAAGTTTTGATGAATTTATATCCTACAAAAATATCATATAGAAAAAATAGAAGAACTTGGGGTTCTTGCAACTATAAAAATGAATTAAATTTCAACATAAACCTAGCAAAATATCCACTAAATATAATGGAATATATTGTAATTCATGAGTTATCTCATATAAAACATAAAAATCATTCAAAAGATTTTTGGACTTTAGTAAAAGAGTTTTCTCCAAATTATAAAGAGATAGAAAAAGAGTTTAAATCTCTTTTATAA
- a CDS encoding pyridoxal phosphate-dependent aminotransferase, which produces MKIASRIDKLSPSITLSITALANELKAQGKDILSFSAGEPDFDTPQIIKDEAIKAITNGKTKYTAVEGIKELKQAIVNKLKRDHNLEYSLDGIVVSNGAKHSLFNLTQALIDEGDEVIIPSPYWVTYPELVIYSGGVPVFIETDESCEFKISAKQLKDAITPKTKILMLNSPSNPTGSIYTKEELLAIGEVLKGTDIIVLSDEMYEKLNYKGKKFTASAEVSSDMYNRTITINGLSKSVAMTGWRFGYFATADKKLAKAVSKLQGQATSNINSMTQYAAIVALDGKADKDIEAMRMEFERRKDYAVKAINDIKNLSCYDPDGAFYLFVNIKDFSNDSMKFCADLLEQKGVALVPGLAFGMEGYVRLSFATSMEAIIDGINRIKEFVEN; this is translated from the coding sequence ATGAAAATAGCAAGTAGGATAGATAAACTTTCTCCTTCTATTACTTTGTCAATAACAGCCTTAGCAAATGAATTAAAAGCTCAAGGTAAAGATATATTAAGCTTTAGTGCAGGAGAACCTGATTTTGATACACCACAGATTATAAAAGATGAGGCTATAAAAGCTATTACTAATGGTAAAACAAAATATACAGCAGTTGAAGGTATAAAAGAGCTTAAACAAGCAATTGTAAATAAGTTAAAAAGAGATCATAATTTAGAATATAGTTTAGATGGTATTGTTGTAAGTAATGGAGCAAAACACTCTTTATTTAATTTAACTCAAGCTTTAATTGATGAAGGTGATGAAGTTATTATTCCAAGTCCATATTGGGTTACATATCCTGAACTTGTTATTTATAGTGGTGGAGTACCAGTTTTTATTGAAACAGATGAAAGTTGTGAGTTTAAAATTTCTGCAAAACAACTAAAAGATGCAATAACTCCAAAAACAAAGATTTTGATGCTGAATTCACCTTCAAATCCAACTGGTTCTATCTATACAAAAGAAGAATTATTGGCTATTGGAGAAGTTTTAAAAGGAACAGATATTATAGTTTTATCTGATGAAATGTATGAAAAACTAAACTATAAAGGTAAAAAATTTACTGCAAGTGCCGAAGTTAGTTCTGATATGTATAATAGAACTATTACTATAAATGGATTAAGTAAATCAGTTGCAATGACTGGATGGAGATTTGGATATTTTGCAACAGCTGATAAAAAACTTGCAAAAGCTGTATCTAAACTTCAAGGACAAGCTACTTCAAATATTAATTCTATGACACAATATGCAGCTATTGTTGCTTTAGATGGAAAAGCTGATAAAGATATTGAAGCTATGAGAATGGAGTTTGAAAGAAGAAAAGATTATGCTGTAAAAGCTATAAATGATATTAAAAATCTATCTTGCTATGATCCTGATGGTGCTTTTTATCTTTTTGTAAATATTAAAGATTTTTCAAACGATTCTATGAAATTTTGTGCAGATTTATTAGAACAAAAAGGTGTTGCTTTGGTTCCTGGACTTGCTTTTGGAATGGAAGGATATGTTAGATTATCTTTTGCAACATCAATGGAAGCTATAATTGATGGAATAAATAGAATTAAAGAGTTTGTAGAAAACTAA
- a CDS encoding acyltransferase family protein: MTIELTNELASFSYIQLSTYIVIASMVLILFTSLKPSTHNDVFPIVVTNELKGLGILTVVFAHFAFMKISGTWEFLFPLSTIAGVGVDLFLFMSGFGLTVGMLKRPMKILDFYKKRVIKIFIPFWIALVLLFVADAIFMDKYYSFSYIVKSLFGFFPTADGFADVNSPFWYITWMIMFYLLFPILFFKNRVWLSAILIAVIATLIGTFNIFDLASNWLHRLHTLAFSLGILGAWILYSKDGIDNKFVTYVKNFRDNSKDFKYIIIFLMFVIIFYFAQRQVGDFWPRLQSLSIPNFYIEQMASIVIMLAFIVIFVLKKVESKFLALYGSFSYEVYLIHWPLMAKYDIFFVYLPTWAAVLVWLVVFILVSMLLQRVTNFAGTYIDKFVK, from the coding sequence ATGACAATAGAGCTTACAAATGAACTAGCCTCTTTTTCCTATATACAATTATCGACTTATATTGTAATTGCTTCAATGGTTTTGATTCTTTTTACTTCTTTAAAACCATCAACTCATAATGATGTTTTTCCAATAGTTGTTACAAATGAGTTAAAAGGTTTAGGTATTTTAACTGTTGTTTTTGCACACTTTGCATTTATGAAAATAAGTGGTACTTGGGAGTTTTTATTTCCTCTTTCAACAATAGCTGGAGTTGGAGTTGATCTGTTTTTATTTATGTCAGGTTTTGGACTTACAGTTGGAATGTTAAAAAGACCAATGAAAATATTAGATTTTTATAAAAAAAGAGTTATAAAAATTTTTATTCCATTTTGGATAGCATTAGTTCTTCTTTTTGTTGCAGATGCAATTTTTATGGATAAATATTACTCATTTTCATATATTGTAAAATCACTTTTCGGATTTTTCCCAACAGCAGATGGATTTGCTGATGTAAATTCTCCTTTTTGGTATATTACATGGATGATAATGTTTTATTTATTGTTTCCAATTTTGTTTTTTAAAAATAGAGTTTGGCTTAGTGCCATATTAATAGCAGTAATTGCTACATTAATAGGAACTTTTAATATATTTGATTTGGCTTCAAATTGGCTTCACAGACTTCATACTTTAGCATTTTCTTTGGGTATTTTAGGAGCTTGGATTTTATACTCTAAAGATGGAATTGATAATAAATTTGTAACTTATGTAAAAAACTTTAGAGATAATTCAAAAGATTTTAAATATATAATTATATTTTTAATGTTTGTTATTATTTTCTATTTTGCCCAAAGACAAGTAGGAGATTTTTGGCCAAGACTTCAATCCTTATCTATACCTAACTTTTATATAGAACAAATGGCTTCAATAGTTATTATGCTTGCATTTATTGTTATATTTGTACTTAAAAAAGTTGAGAGTAAGTTTTTAGCACTTTATGGAAGTTTCTCATATGAAGTATATTTAATACATTGGCCATTGATGGCAAAATATGATATCTTTTTTGTATATTTACCAACATGGGCAGCAGTTTTAGTTTGGCTTGTTGTATTTATTCTTGTAAGTATGCTTTTACAAAGAGTTACAAATTTTGCTGGAACTTATATTGATAAATTTGTTAAATAA
- a CDS encoding class I SAM-dependent methyltransferase — MNLENLKDIIKNNLENKTAEAKRVFHGRGKFYENFSYLTVDSFNNVFFVTFYEENIAEEKILELLKNIAKSFNFENFIIQRKYKDSEFYELIFGEIPENFYVLENSLKYKINFKNRNLGLFFDIKDARAYIKSISKNKTVLNLFSYTCAFSVSSIAGGAKSVINIDMSSNSLNIGRENHNINNLDTKKVKFFSYDILKSFGKIKKLSPYDIIIIDPPSFQKGSFILNKDYEKVIKRLDEYTNSGAIILACLNDPFIESEFIKELFNKYLINFKYLKRIPQNKEFVINDEEKGLKSLVFIKN, encoded by the coding sequence ATGAATTTAGAAAATTTAAAAGATATTATAAAAAACAATTTAGAAAATAAAACAGCTGAAGCAAAAAGAGTTTTTCATGGACGAGGGAAGTTCTATGAAAACTTCTCTTATCTTACGGTTGATAGCTTTAATAATGTATTTTTTGTAACTTTTTATGAAGAGAATATAGCTGAAGAAAAGATTTTAGAACTATTGAAAAATATAGCAAAAAGTTTTAACTTTGAAAATTTTATAATTCAAAGAAAATATAAAGATAGTGAATTTTATGAATTAATATTTGGAGAGATTCCTGAAAATTTCTATGTACTTGAAAACTCATTAAAATATAAAATAAATTTTAAAAATAGAAATCTTGGATTGTTTTTTGATATTAAAGATGCAAGAGCTTATATAAAATCTATTTCAAAAAATAAAACAGTATTAAATCTTTTTTCATATACTTGTGCTTTTAGTGTTTCTTCTATTGCAGGTGGTGCTAAAAGTGTAATAAATATTGATATGAGCAGTAATAGTTTAAATATTGGAAGAGAAAATCATAATATAAATAATCTTGATACAAAAAAAGTAAAGTTTTTCTCTTATGATATTTTAAAATCATTTGGAAAAATTAAGAAACTTTCTCCATATGATATTATAATTATTGATCCACCATCATTTCAAAAAGGTTCATTTATTTTAAATAAAGATTATGAAAAAGTCATAAAAAGGCTTGATGAATATACAAATAGTGGAGCTATAATTCTTGCTTGTTTAAATGATCCTTTTATAGAATCAGAATTTATAAAAGAACTTTTTAATAAATATTTAATAAATTTTAAATATTTAAAAAGAATTCCACAAAATAAAGAATTTGTAATAAATGATGAAGAAAAAGGCTTAAAATCTCTAGTTTTTATAAAAAATTAG
- a CDS encoding cation:proton antiporter domain-containing protein: MENLLLTLFLAIFLATVINIILKKFEVSPIIGYILTGAIISYGFHFKGADIQSLDAIAEFGIVFLMFTIGLEISVDKIKKMKEILLVNGFLQVHISAAIIFAIAYLLFHLSIEISLIVAFAYSLSSTAIVLPYFKSSKDIYTPYGEKSTAILIYQDLAVIPILLLISFLTNKDLSITEVFIKTFISATIITLFMFIFGKKIIDWLLRFSSKTRLEELFFGAVFSIVLGASLLAEYLGFTYSLGAFLAGMIIADTKFRIKVESDISNSKDLLLGTFFFTVGTKIDILYFIENIHIVFGLFFLVMLIKAIVIYIIIRRKADKNTSVKSAIALCQVGEFSFAIFTLASNKGLIEDNVASFLMLISVLSMILTPFLLNNIYKISSLFSVDLYESDEIEIGDKDKHIIVSGFSILGRVVAKDLADRNLPFIIVSNDIRQVQIATKLGYTAYFGHLNKRSVLEALKVEKSSSVLITTTETYEKVLVCDAILKYAPETNIILKYESLEEKHHFLDLNIKKFVHAHAEVGRLLVEEATNCCDIKHYKYD; this comes from the coding sequence GTGGAAAATCTTTTATTGACACTATTCTTGGCTATCTTTTTAGCAACTGTTATAAATATAATATTAAAAAAGTTTGAAGTATCTCCTATTATTGGTTATATTTTAACAGGAGCCATAATCTCATATGGTTTTCATTTTAAGGGTGCTGATATACAATCTTTAGATGCCATTGCAGAGTTTGGTATAGTTTTTTTAATGTTTACAATAGGGCTTGAAATAAGTGTTGATAAAATTAAAAAAATGAAAGAGATTCTTCTTGTAAATGGATTTTTGCAAGTTCATATAAGTGCAGCAATAATTTTTGCTATTGCATATCTTTTATTTCATTTAAGTATTGAAATATCTTTAATAGTCGCTTTTGCTTACTCTTTATCTTCAACAGCAATTGTTCTTCCATATTTTAAATCATCAAAAGATATTTATACTCCATATGGAGAAAAAAGTACAGCAATTTTGATTTATCAAGATTTAGCAGTAATTCCAATTTTACTTTTAATCTCTTTTTTGACAAATAAAGATTTAAGTATTACAGAAGTATTTATAAAAACTTTTATTTCTGCTACTATTATTACACTTTTTATGTTTATTTTTGGAAAAAAGATAATTGATTGGTTATTAAGATTTTCATCAAAAACTAGATTAGAAGAGTTATTTTTTGGAGCTGTTTTTTCAATAGTTCTTGGAGCTTCTCTTTTAGCTGAATACCTTGGTTTTACATACTCTTTAGGAGCATTTTTAGCTGGTATGATAATAGCTGATACAAAATTTAGAATAAAAGTAGAATCAGATATTTCAAATTCAAAAGATTTACTTTTAGGAACATTCTTTTTTACAGTTGGAACGAAAATTGATATTTTATACTTTATAGAGAATATTCATATTGTTTTTGGACTATTTTTCCTTGTAATGCTTATAAAAGCAATAGTTATATACATTATTATTAGAAGAAAAGCAGATAAAAACACCTCTGTAAAAAGTGCAATAGCTCTTTGTCAAGTTGGAGAGTTTTCCTTTGCAATATTTACTTTGGCTTCAAATAAAGGATTAATTGAAGATAATGTAGCAAGTTTTTTAATGTTGATATCTGTTCTTTCTATGATTTTAACTCCTTTTTTATTAAATAATATTTATAAAATATCATCTTTGTTTTCTGTTGATTTATATGAATCAGATGAGATAGAAATAGGTGATAAAGATAAGCATATAATAGTATCTGGTTTCTCTATTTTAGGAAGAGTTGTAGCAAAAGATTTAGCAGATAGAAATCTTCCTTTTATAATAGTTTCAAATGATATAAGACAGGTTCAAATAGCTACTAAATTAGGATATACAGCATATTTTGGACATCTTAATAAAAGATCAGTACTAGAAGCATTAAAAGTAGAAAAGAGTTCAAGTGTATTAATAACTACAACTGAAACTTATGAGAAAGTTTTAGTTTGTGATGCAATTTTGAAATATGCACCTGAAACTAATATTATTTTAAAGTATGAATCTTTGGAAGAGAAGCACCATTTTCTAGATTTAAATATTAAAAAATTTGTTCATGCTCATGCAGAAGTAGGAAGACTTTTAGTTGAAGAAGCAACAAATTGTTGTGATATAAAACATTATAAATATGATTAA
- a CDS encoding glycosyltransferase family 2 protein has product MRYLIFALSLSGLFLLFYWLTNANFINLKEDSFDKVQSVSYSPFEGFERNLLKDEDIRKDIILLNDYTYKIRTYGTKEAEKILEAISGLENSNLRIDLGLWLGKDKEENNIEIIRASSLLENYPSLIDSIIVGNEVLLRKDLDPIELFTYLTLVKDFTTKPVTIAETWDIWEKNPELSSYVDYVMIHILPYWEKVPIKQYNSFLVEKFTLIQNLFPYKKIVIGETGWPSLGYNNNSAVPSIKNQARAIRGFLNLAKEKGYTYNIIEAFDQPWKGYDEGNVGQYWGLFDTNREAKFTLHGEFQANKYWAYQIFSALFLGVFLTFIGIRNQKINASHFFAYSIASFGMAFGIVMAIFYPLLNYMNFGMWIMWGMGSFLMIPLVIITLAKANELFRSSIGIAPSRLIPLDLKSKNIPKVSIHVPAYKEEPHVLSETLKSLSKLTYPNYEVLVIINNTPEDYYKSPIKELCKDLGERFKYLDITCTGFKAGALNMALDYTDKDAEIIAVIDADYKVESSWLVDLVPLFDDPKVAIVQAPQDHRDGDESIIKSAMNAEYAGFFDIGMVDRNEENAIVVHGTMVMVRLSAMIEVGGWGTDTIVEDSELGLRLFEAGYIAHYTNRRYGFGLLPDSVEAFKTQRHRWAYGAIQILKKHWREFKPSSTKLSPAQKNKFVTGWFFWLSDAMGPVMAIMNIIWVPVIIFVGVTIPTIPLTIPIITAFLVNILHTFILYRTKVKATFKEIFLSSIASMSLQLIIFKAVFDGFIKDGLPFKRTQKGGKAKKGSSPIKYETIFAVLLLSAFFSLLYTNNSGIFEIYLFASTILIQAIPYISAIILRALELYSIKNNK; this is encoded by the coding sequence TTGAGATATTTGATATTTGCACTAAGTTTATCTGGACTATTTTTACTATTTTATTGGCTTACAAATGCTAACTTTATAAACTTAAAAGAGGATTCTTTTGATAAAGTACAGTCTGTTTCATATTCACCATTTGAAGGTTTTGAAAGAAATTTATTAAAAGATGAAGATATTAGAAAAGATATTATTTTATTAAATGATTATACATATAAAATAAGAACTTATGGTACAAAAGAAGCTGAAAAAATTTTAGAAGCTATTAGTGGTTTAGAAAACTCAAATTTAAGAATAGATTTGGGTCTTTGGCTAGGTAAAGATAAGGAAGAGAATAATATTGAAATTATTAGAGCTTCCTCTTTACTTGAAAACTATCCATCATTAATAGATAGTATAATTGTTGGAAATGAAGTTTTATTAAGAAAAGATTTAGATCCTATTGAACTTTTTACTTATCTTACTTTAGTAAAAGATTTTACTACAAAACCAGTAACAATTGCTGAAACTTGGGATATTTGGGAGAAAAATCCTGAATTATCATCTTATGTTGATTATGTGATGATTCATATATTACCTTATTGGGAAAAGGTTCCAATAAAACAATATAATAGCTTCCTTGTAGAAAAATTCACTCTAATTCAAAATCTTTTTCCATATAAAAAGATTGTAATAGGAGAAACAGGTTGGCCAAGCCTTGGATACAACAATAATAGTGCAGTTCCTAGTATTAAAAATCAAGCAAGAGCAATAAGAGGTTTTCTAAATTTAGCAAAAGAAAAAGGATACACTTATAATATTATTGAAGCTTTTGACCAACCTTGGAAAGGTTATGATGAAGGAAATGTAGGTCAATATTGGGGACTTTTTGACACAAATAGAGAAGCAAAATTTACTCTTCATGGAGAGTTTCAAGCAAATAAATATTGGGCTTATCAAATATTTTCTGCTCTATTTTTAGGAGTATTTCTTACTTTTATAGGAATTAGAAATCAAAAAATAAATGCAAGTCATTTTTTTGCATATAGTATTGCATCTTTTGGTATGGCATTTGGTATTGTTATGGCAATTTTCTATCCACTTTTAAACTATATGAATTTTGGAATGTGGATTATGTGGGGAATGGGAAGTTTTCTAATGATTCCACTTGTAATTATTACTTTAGCTAAAGCAAATGAACTTTTTAGAAGCTCAATTGGAATAGCTCCATCAAGACTTATTCCACTTGATTTAAAATCAAAAAATATCCCAAAAGTATCAATTCATGTTCCAGCATATAAAGAGGAGCCTCATGTTTTATCTGAAACTTTAAAAAGTCTTTCAAAACTTACTTATCCAAATTATGAAGTTTTAGTAATTATAAATAACACTCCTGAGGATTATTATAAATCTCCTATAAAAGAATTATGCAAAGATTTAGGAGAAAGATTCAAATATCTTGATATAACTTGTACAGGTTTTAAAGCAGGAGCTTTAAATATGGCACTTGATTATACAGACAAAGATGCTGAGATTATTGCTGTTATTGATGCTGATTATAAAGTTGAATCATCTTGGCTTGTAGACTTAGTTCCTCTTTTTGATGATCCAAAAGTAGCAATTGTTCAAGCACCACAAGATCATAGAGATGGAGATGAAAGTATAATAAAATCTGCTATGAATGCTGAATATGCTGGTTTTTTTGATATTGGTATGGTTGATAGAAATGAAGAAAATGCAATTGTTGTTCATGGAACAATGGTTATGGTAAGACTTAGTGCTATGATAGAAGTTGGTGGTTGGGGAACTGATACTATTGTTGAAGATAGTGAATTAGGTCTTAGACTTTTTGAAGCTGGATATATAGCTCATTACACAAATAGAAGATATGGTTTTGGTTTACTTCCTGATAGTGTTGAAGCTTTTAAAACTCAAAGACATAGATGGGCATATGGTGCTATTCAGATTTTAAAAAAGCATTGGAGAGAATTTAAACCTAGCTCAACAAAATTAAGCCCTGCTCAAAAAAATAAATTTGTAACTGGATGGTTTTTTTGGTTAAGTGATGCTATGGGTCCTGTGATGGCAATTATGAATATTATTTGGGTTCCTGTTATTATTTTTGTTGGTGTTACAATTCCTACAATTCCTCTTACAATCCCGATTATAACAGCATTTTTAGTAAACATTTTGCATACATTTATTTTATATAGAACAAAAGTAAAAGCTACATTTAAAGAAATATTTTTAAGTTCAATTGCATCTATGAGTCTTCAATTAATTATTTTTAAAGCTGTTTTTGATGGATTTATTAAAGATGGATTACCTTTTAAAAGAACCCAAAAAGGTGGAAAAGCAAAGAAAGGTTCAAGCCCTATAAAATATGAAACAATATTTGCAGTTTTACTCTTAAGTGCATTTTTCTCACTTTTATATACAAATAATTCAGGAATATTCGAAATATATCTATTTGCTAGTACAATTTTAATTCAAGCTATCCCATATATTAGTGCGATTATTTTAAGAGCTTTAGAACTATATTCTATAAAAAATAACAAGTAG
- a CDS encoding disulfide oxidoreductase, which produces MNSLFIAFFIALIATFGSLFFSEIMNFIPCSLCWYQRIFMYPLLFILAISLLYKDSKVILNASPLAFVGFLISIYHNLLVYKIIPEDLSPCIGGVPCSVDYLNILGFITIPLLSLLAFFIILICLMLHYLSLVKVSKNLRENHAE; this is translated from the coding sequence GTGAATTCACTTTTTATAGCATTTTTTATTGCATTAATAGCAACTTTTGGGAGTTTGTTTTTTTCTGAAATTATGAATTTTATTCCTTGTTCTTTGTGTTGGTACCAAAGAATATTTATGTATCCTCTTCTATTTATTTTGGCTATTTCTTTACTTTATAAAGATAGTAAAGTAATTTTAAATGCAAGTCCACTAGCTTTTGTTGGATTTTTAATTTCTATTTATCATAATTTATTAGTTTATAAAATAATTCCAGAAGATTTATCTCCTTGCATAGGAGGAGTTCCTTGTAGTGTAGATTATCTAAATATCTTAGGATTTATAACAATTCCTCTATTATCATTATTAGCATTTTTTATAATTTTAATTTGCTTAATGCTTCATTATCTTTCATTGGTTAAAGTTTCAAAAAATTTAAGGGAGAATCATGCAGAATAA
- a CDS encoding DsbA family protein produces MQNKLKVIISVLLVIGLFIGLSFFYKNSKTEESYSISKEDKELILKRDYSYKIGDNSKNITVVQFIDPECESCAIFHEFVKKLYKDYYNEIEIITKYIPNHKNSAFAIKLLEASRNQGLYEESLDIIFSTQDLWAKHNFEKPELLYGFLSQIPNIDMKKLKIDMEDENILNIIKQDKNDALSLGVLGTPTLFINGELLKRLSSEELFDIVFKNIIKEEK; encoded by the coding sequence ATGCAGAATAAATTAAAAGTTATTATCTCTGTACTTTTAGTAATAGGATTATTTATTGGGCTTTCATTTTTTTATAAGAATTCAAAAACAGAAGAGAGTTATTCAATAAGTAAAGAAGATAAAGAGTTGATTTTAAAAAGAGATTATTCATATAAAATCGGTGATAATTCTAAAAATATAACAGTAGTTCAATTTATTGATCCAGAGTGTGAATCATGTGCAATTTTTCATGAGTTTGTAAAAAAACTTTATAAAGATTATTACAATGAAATAGAGATTATTACAAAATATATTCCAAATCATAAAAATTCAGCATTTGCAATTAAGCTTTTAGAAGCATCAAGAAATCAAGGATTATATGAAGAGTCATTAGATATTATATTTTCTACTCAAGATTTATGGGCGAAACACAATTTCGAAAAACCAGAACTTTTATACGGATTTTTATCACAAATACCAAATATTGATATGAAAAAATTAAAAATTGATATGGAAGATGAAAATATATTAAATATTATAAAACAAGATAAAAATGATGCACTATCTTTAGGTGTATTAGGAACACCAACACTATTTATAAATGGTGAACTATTAAAAAGATTATCAAGTGAAGAGCTATTTGATATAGTATTTAAGAATATTATAAAAGAGGAGAAATAG